In the genome of Rhizophagus irregularis chromosome 22, complete sequence, one region contains:
- a CDS encoding uncharacterized protein (SECRETED:cutsite_VDS-NT; SECRETED:prob_0.4066); SECRETED:SignalP(1-27), with product MSLLRKSLIISAILAAYIFAVVFSVDSNTGNNVCDISKKDLFNGTQNPNGECVTTVMGEIPSKKQMVSTVIRFPKNNDKIPANTAFTIRTKTINLRTGFFDDPVKQYYIFPQTLDNDGFIQGHSHVTVQKIDNPDEPLNPEIFAFFKGLNDPADGNGELTALVEKGLPAGDYRLCTMVSSFAHQPVLMPVAQRGSQDDCVRFTAE from the exons atgagtCTCTTAAGAAAATCACTTATCATTTCGGCAATTTTGGCCGCTTATATCTTTGCAGTAGTATTCTCTGTAGATTCAAATACTGGAAATAATGTTTGTGACATATCCAAGAAAGACCTATTTAATGGAACTCAAAATCCTAATGGTGAATGTGTAACTACAGTTATGGGAGAAATTCCAAGCAAGAAACAAATGGTTTCAACTGTAATCCGTTTCCCAAAGAATAATGATAAGATTCCGGCTAACACAGCATTCACTATTAGAACCAAAACAATTAACTTAAGAACTGGCTTTTTCGATGATCCCGTAAAACAATATTACATCTTCCCACAAACTCTTGATAATGATGGATTTATTCAAGGCCATTCCCACGTAACAGttcaaaaaattgataatcctGATGAACCTCTTAATCCCGAAATCTTCGCTTTCTTCAAAGGTTTAAATGATCCAGCAGACGGCAATGGTGAATTAACCGCATTAGTTGAAAAAGGCTTGCCAGCTGGTGACTATCGTCTTTGCACCATGGTTTCTTCATTTGCTCATCAACCTGTTTTAATGCCTGTTGCTCAAAGag gttCTCAAGATGATTGTGTAAGATTTACCgctgaataa